One genomic segment of Equus przewalskii isolate Varuska chromosome 13, EquPr2, whole genome shotgun sequence includes these proteins:
- the C1QTNF2 gene encoding complement C1q tumor necrosis factor-related protein 2 isoform X1 has product MTGWEKYAWGGRRPGRSCRGRRGREHGRGLRRSGRSGTWPAGARVTTMIPWVLLACALPCAADPLLGAFARRDFQKGSPQLVCSLPGPQGPPGPPGAPGPSGMVGRMGFPGKDGQDGQDGDRGDNGEEGPPGRTGNRGKPGPKGKAGAIGRAGPRGPKGVSGAPGKHGTPGKKGPKGRKGEPGLPGPCSCGSGRAKSAFSVAVTKSYPRERLPIKFDKILMNEGGHYNASSGKFVCGVPGIYYFSYDITLANKHLAIGLVHNGQYRIRTFDANTGNHDVASGSTILALKQGDEVWLQIFYSEQNGLFYDPYWTDSLFTGFLIYADQDNPNEL; this is encoded by the exons ATGACGGGATGGGAAAAGTATGCCTGGGGCGGGCGCCGGCCGGGCCGCAGCTGCCGCGGGAGGCGGGGTCGCGAGCACGGCCGAGGGCTTCGTCGCTCCGGACGCTCCGGGACGTGGCCGGCGGGAGCGAGG gTGACCACCATGATCCCCTGGGTGCTCTTGGCCTGTGCCCTTCCATGTGCGGCCGACCCACTGCTTGGTGCCTTCGCCCGCAGGGACTTCCAGAAGGGCTCCCCACAGCTCGTCTGCAGCCTGCCTGGCCCCCAGGGCCCACCTGGCCCCCCAGGAGCCCCCGGGCCCTCAGGAATGGTAGGAAGAATGGGCTTTCCTGGCAAAGATGGCCAGGATGGCCAGGACGGGGACCGGGGGGACAACGGAGAGGAAG GTCCACCTGGCCGCACAGGTAACCGGGGAAAGCCAGGACCAAAGGGCAAAGCTGGGGCCATTGGACGGGCCGGCCCTCGCGGCCCCAAGGGGGTCAGTGGTGCCCCAGGGAAGCACGGCACACCAGGCAAGAAGGGGCCCAAGGGCAGGAAAGGGGAGCCGGGCCTCCCAGGCCCCTGCAGCTGCGGCAGTGGCCGTGCCAAGTCCGCCTTCTCGGTGGCAGTGACTAAGAGCTATCCGCGGGAGCGGCTGCCCATCAAGTTCGACAAGATCCTGATGAACGAGGGTGGCCACTACAACGCGTCCAGCGGCAAGTTCGTCTGCGGTGTCCCGGGGATCTACTACTTCTCCTACGACATCACGCTGGCCAACAAGCACCTGGCCATCGGCCTAGTGCACAATGGCCAGTACCGCATCCGGACCTTCGATGCCAACACAGGCAACCACGATGTGGCCTCAGGCTCCACCATCCTGGCTCTCAAGCAGGGGGACGAGGTCTGGCTGCAGATCTTCTACTCCGAGCAGAATGGACTCTTCTATGACCCTTATTGGACCGACAGCCTCTTCACGGGCTTCCTCATCTACGCAGACCAGGACAACCCCAATGAGCTGTAG
- the C1QTNF2 gene encoding complement C1q tumor necrosis factor-related protein 2 isoform X2: MIPWVLLACALPCAADPLLGAFARRDFQKGSPQLVCSLPGPQGPPGPPGAPGPSGMVGRMGFPGKDGQDGQDGDRGDNGEEGPPGRTGNRGKPGPKGKAGAIGRAGPRGPKGVSGAPGKHGTPGKKGPKGRKGEPGLPGPCSCGSGRAKSAFSVAVTKSYPRERLPIKFDKILMNEGGHYNASSGKFVCGVPGIYYFSYDITLANKHLAIGLVHNGQYRIRTFDANTGNHDVASGSTILALKQGDEVWLQIFYSEQNGLFYDPYWTDSLFTGFLIYADQDNPNEL, translated from the exons ATGATCCCCTGGGTGCTCTTGGCCTGTGCCCTTCCATGTGCGGCCGACCCACTGCTTGGTGCCTTCGCCCGCAGGGACTTCCAGAAGGGCTCCCCACAGCTCGTCTGCAGCCTGCCTGGCCCCCAGGGCCCACCTGGCCCCCCAGGAGCCCCCGGGCCCTCAGGAATGGTAGGAAGAATGGGCTTTCCTGGCAAAGATGGCCAGGATGGCCAGGACGGGGACCGGGGGGACAACGGAGAGGAAG GTCCACCTGGCCGCACAGGTAACCGGGGAAAGCCAGGACCAAAGGGCAAAGCTGGGGCCATTGGACGGGCCGGCCCTCGCGGCCCCAAGGGGGTCAGTGGTGCCCCAGGGAAGCACGGCACACCAGGCAAGAAGGGGCCCAAGGGCAGGAAAGGGGAGCCGGGCCTCCCAGGCCCCTGCAGCTGCGGCAGTGGCCGTGCCAAGTCCGCCTTCTCGGTGGCAGTGACTAAGAGCTATCCGCGGGAGCGGCTGCCCATCAAGTTCGACAAGATCCTGATGAACGAGGGTGGCCACTACAACGCGTCCAGCGGCAAGTTCGTCTGCGGTGTCCCGGGGATCTACTACTTCTCCTACGACATCACGCTGGCCAACAAGCACCTGGCCATCGGCCTAGTGCACAATGGCCAGTACCGCATCCGGACCTTCGATGCCAACACAGGCAACCACGATGTGGCCTCAGGCTCCACCATCCTGGCTCTCAAGCAGGGGGACGAGGTCTGGCTGCAGATCTTCTACTCCGAGCAGAATGGACTCTTCTATGACCCTTATTGGACCGACAGCCTCTTCACGGGCTTCCTCATCTACGCAGACCAGGACAACCCCAATGAGCTGTAG